The stretch of DNA CTGCGGTATCCTGGCCAATCGATCCGAGGACAAGCGATCGGATTTAAGCGGCGGGGACCAAGAAGGGGGAGGGGAGGAAGCCGGGGCTCACCGCGGGAAGAGGGGGCGGACGGCTGGGACAGGGCCGCGATGATGTGGCGGCCCGCCAGCGGCAGAAACCGGCCGGCGGCCATGGCGTGTCGGCCGGCGACGGAGGGGGAGGGagcgcgtcttcttcttcttgccggcgAAGAAAGAAAGAGGCGAGCGGAGCAGAGCGGACAGACAGACAGAGGAGGCAGCCTCTCTGCTCGGCTCTTCTTACCGTGCCCCCCGGCGCGCATATGGGCCTCGCGAAGCTTCTTACGTCCGGATCTCCATATGGGCCTAACGAAGCCGAAGCCGGAGACTCTCGACAGGACCTATATGGGCCTCATATCTTATTACTATTTTTACTTTCgtttatacttccaaatattctaaataaatatattaaaaACACTTTACATAAAACATTTGAAAAACATTCTCAATCAAGCatctgaaaaatgttaaatgtgtgtagAGATTTTTTTCAAATGTATACGAAAATGCATGCAAAAACTATACAATGTGTGTGAAAAGTTGATCATGTAAAACAAAATGGTTAATCAAGCattgaaaaaatgttaaatgtgtatagagaaaatgtttctCATATATACGAAAAATATGCAATATGTGTGAAAAGTTGATCATATATTTTTAAATGttaataaagcatttgaaaaaatgttaaacaagtatttgaaaaatgttaatgaagCATTTGGAAATTTTTCAGTGTGTATAgagaaatgttgaccatgtatttagaAAAGTTAATCTTGTATTATTAAAAAATGTTATACTTGTACTTCAACAAAATAACATGCATTTTTATAAAtatatatagaaaaaatgttgaccatatatTATAGAAATTTTAGTATTGAATTTGAAAAAACTACTAATCAAGCTTTAGAAAaactgttgaccatgtattaaaaatgctAACATTGTATTTGAAAcaggttaatcaagcatttgaaaatgtttaaaatgtgtatagaaaaaatgttgaccatgtattttttttattttctatttggaaaatgttaatcaagaatttgaaaaatgttaagaaTGCGTACTGAAAAAATGTtggccatgtattaaaaaatgttaaatttttatttgaaaaatgttaaacgtaTATTAGAAACATTTTCTTGATGTATACGAAAATTGTAGAATGAAAACCAAAAGAAAGagacaaaaacaaagaaaaaacaatgaaaagaaagaaataaataaagaaaactaagaaagaaaaaaggaaaaaagaggaaaaaacctaataaaatgaataaaaccCAAAAAACCTGGTTAAAACCAAGAACTAAACGAAGAAAACCAAAGAACAAAAGCCAAAAAGGAAAAGCAAAGAGAAAACAATAAAATctgtgaaaggaaaaaaaataaaaagtgaaaaaaacaaaggaaaaataagaaaagaacagAAAACCAATGAAAACTGAGGGAAAAACctgtgaaaaagaagaaaaataaaaaaccgagtAAACCAGTGAAGAAAAAAAACCCTAGCGAATGAAACCCGGGGAGCGGAACAAGAGAACTCGATCAAAACCAGGGAACGAGAAAAAAAGATGAAAAGGGGCCAGCCCAGTAGCTACATGTTGGGGGTAAAATCTCCAGCAAGACGTATGTTATTCTCGCTATAAGCGAGATATAACATGTGCGCTCGAAAAGGGAGTTAAATAGCATTTGAGTACATAAACGCTCACATTAATTTGGGTCGTGTGATGGATGTGTCGTCGCCCACTAAAAGCCCATGGTGTATAACTCGCGAGGGCCTCAAGATAGTTTGAATTCGTCANNNNNNNNNNNNNNNNNNNNNNNNNNNNNNNNNNNNNNNNNNNNNNNNNNNNNNNNNNNNNNNNNNNNNNNNNNNNNNNNNNNNNNNNNNNNNNNNNNNNNNNNNNNNNNNNNNNNNNNNNNNNNNNNNNNNNNNNNNNNNNNNNNNNNNNNNNNNNNNNNNNNNNNNNNNNNNNNNNNNNNNNNNNNNNNNNNNNNNNNNNNNNNNNNNNNNNNNNNNNNNNNNNNNNNNNNNNNNNNNNNNNNNNNNNNNNNNNNNNNNNNNNNNNNNNNNNNNNNNNNNNNNNNNNNNNNNNNNNNNNNNNNNNNNNNNNNNNNNNNNNNNNNNNNNNNNNNNNNNNNNNNNNNNNNNNNNNNNNNNNNNNNNNNNNNNNNNNNNNNNNNNNNNNNNNNNNNNNNNNNNNNNNNNNNNNNNNNNNNNNNNNNNNNNNNNNNNNNNNNNNNNNNNNNNNNNNTGGTGGATTTGTCAAAGCTGGTGAGGGAGAAGAGATTATGGGcaacctctcctctctcctctctctttGATTTTGATGAGTAAGAAGAATATGTGATTTTGTGACCGGATCAATCAGTAGctctacaacatatgtagtactctATGGCCTGCAGAAATACAGGTATGAAGATGGAGCATGGCAGTAGGAGAGTCTCCATGGCACAAAAAAAATAAGAAAGCGCGGAACGGCAAGGCCTAAAAATTTAATAACACTAACGGGAAGATGATGCATCACCCAAGTAAATACCAAAGGCCATCACCCATGTCAGTGCACACTTGAAATGTTCCAGAAAAAAGTTGCGAAAGGCTTCTAGAAGGTTTTGGAGTATTAGACATGATAAATATGTTTGAGAAAAGAGCTCTAGAAGAAAACAAGAACAATGATGACATAATTTGAAGAAGAACCCTAGGATTATAGAAGATTCTAGACTTGGATGTTCTACATTTTGGATGTAGAATATTCATGGAATAGAAATATCTAGACATGATTAATTTAGAGAATTCCATAGTAAATTTGTCATCATTGAAGAGATTCTAGAGCTGGATGTTTCATAACTTCGTCTATGATCTTTATGGGTTGGAAGTATATAGAAACCATTACTTTAGATAATCTAGATTAAATATGTTATTTACTGGATGTTTGTCACTTTTTATCAATAAGGTTGAAACAATTCCCACCATTCTCTAACATATTGAAACTataactattgaatagtttgcatattGTGGATTTAATAGGTTTTCAAATCAGAGTACAATTTTGTTAATTCTCAACTACATGAGAATTTCCTAGTGTGCAATAAACATCCAGAACCATTGACTCGATGTTGTGATCCATGAAAAAATTACACTTTATTGAGTTCTACGAATAAATTTTACTAAGTTCCTTTTGGTAAAAGAACAGAAAAATGTTACAACATGGTGAACATTTATTAGGATCAAATTTGGCTTACAAAAAGGAGTTTCTGGGTCGACAAATAGTACATTTTATTTGGGCCTAATAAACAAAATTTCATAACATGCCGATCATTTTTTAAATATTTGGTTCAATTGTTCTTATGTAAAGTTGACAGATAAATAATATCGTACCAATGATCAATGTCAGAGAAAGACAAAGATGCATACAAATAGTATATTAATTGTGATATACTCAATGGTAGCTAGATATATTTAATGCGGCGGTAGTAACACAAGCTCAACAGAGAGATTTTTTCTTTATTTTGCTTTAAACTAGTATGTCAAGGATAATGTTAACATCTTCATTAAAAGTCTGTTGGAGTCGTCGAATATCCCATGATCCTAATACTGGGTCAATTAACTCTGAAACTTTTGTGACGATGTTGTTGCCTTGCTGCAATGTTACACTCCTGGATGTTCCCCTGTGTAACCAACGTCTGACCATATATTAATCATGCTTTCATCTCCTATTCTTCATATAATTCTATTTTTTAGCATTTGGACTCCCTTTAGAATGCTTCTCTAGCAACATGAGATGCCTTTTCTTGGTTATGCTTGTAACACATGTTGGTTTGGGAAGTATTTGGCTAACATAATTTATCGCACATGTTTGATGGGTTTTGTAATATTCTTTACGCTTTCTTTCCCAATATGACCCGGTTAAAGGAGTATAGGTCTCTGAACCCCAATCATCAATTTTTTTTTCGGTTTTGTTAATATGTCCCATCCAACCTAGTTAACTTTATTCACTTTGTCCATTTGGCTCCACCAAAACCTCCCAATCATTGAACTGATATCATCACAGAGGGGTTTAGTGAGGTCAAAGCATGCTATTGCATAAACGGTGATCACTTGTGCTACAACCTTGATAAGAACTTTGACGAGTAATTTTTTCTTTCCAACCTTGTATTTTCctccatattttctccttgatatATTCAAACGCTTTGGATTTTGATTTACCAATGTAACATGGTAAGGCCAAATATTTTTCCAGAGAAACTTTCAATGACAATGTTCAGTTGATTCATCAGCTCCTCCTTGTCCTTTCTCTTCGTATTTTTGCTGAAAGGGATGGCTGATTTTTCTTTGTGAATAACTTGCCCTGAACATGCTGCATAAACTTTCCGAATTTGATTCAATTCCCGTGCACTGTTGGCATTTGCTTCCAGTAGGAGCAACGAGCAAAAAGAAGGTGGCTTATGCTTGCTGCCGTATTGCATATTTTAATTCCTTTCAGTTTTGTTACAACCACCCCCTTTACAACATACAAGACTACTCTCCTGATAAAACAACCAATAGTTTTTTGGAACCCGCGGCGACCCAAAGCCTCGCCTCCACCTTGATGTTGTTTAGCATGATTGGCGGTGGAGCACTTTTATGGCGAAAAACTGTAGCATTTTTCTCATTCCAAATTCTCCAAGTGACAAGCATCATAAGGGAGGCCATGACTTTTCTATTTGTGGAGCTTGTGCCAGCCCGTTTAATCCACCATTATCCATGGAGTAGTCCAAGTGCCGATAGGAGATATTGATGCTCTCGAGATCTACAAACAAAGATACGTTAATAAAACAAGAAGCTGCACCTGGGTGCAACCACTACTTTCCCTTAAATTAACTCTTGTTGCGGATGTCTGATTTGTGAGCCAGGACTGCTGAGTATACGCCCCCAATGCAGTGCTTTGCTGGCTGAAGGATCGGATGCATCAAATTACAACTCCATGGTGTCAAAATAGGAGCATGTGCAGCAAAACCAGGACAGGGATTTACGGATACAAGCCGGTGTCCGATAACAAAATTTTGTTCTTACATATAGCTCACTCATAGCAACAAACCGATGGTTCCGGGGATGGATCTTTCACTTCATGTAGCACGGCGTTGCATCCAGACTATGAAGTCCAGAACCCAGTGCATGGTCATGTAGCAAATGACTACCACAAACATGACGATGTTGTAGACCCCTCCCCTGGGGCTGACCCAGGTGCCGGTGATGTAGCTAGTCCCCAAGGTCATGAAGCAGAGGCCGACAAGGGCTACGAAGAAACGGTTCTTTAGGACTACGGTCTCCTTGTTGTACACGTTCTTGGCGAGCATGCCGATGATCATCAGGGACGTGAAGAAAGCGGTGGTGTTGCGGTAGTAGAAGACCAAGTACATGCGGGGGAACTTATCGCGCATGATCGAGGTGTCGGCGATGTCCCAGAAGCCGCCAGGCGGGGCGAGCCCTGCGGTGAAGGTGACGGTAGCGACCAGTGACGTGAGGAGCAGCAGCCAGGCCCGGAAATCCTGTTGGTTCTTCTTTTCGGAAATGGAGTAGGTGGGCACCAGATTCTGATGGAGGCCGTCCATGGCTACTGCCGCCAGCCGGCCGTCGCTGGAGGGGACGAACAACACCGGCATGCCGTTGGCTCCTTTTATTGCCTTGAGCAAATCATCAACCGACATGTGTGGGCGTTGATTGTCAACGGTGATGATCTCTTGTGGCTGAGGCTGCGAGGAATCTCCTGACGAGATCCCCACCCTGTTTGCTTTGTCTGCTTCAAACATATTCTCTGCGACAACAAACATCAATCAGCTTCATCATATTGCAATTAGGTTTGCAATTAAGTCTACAAAGTTCTAATTTATCCATTAGAACAATTTTATTTTGAAGGATCTTAATTGGTTGGACCAAACACAATTTGTGTGTTTTATATTGTTATAGAAAAGCTATAGTAAAGGCACATCACAATAAGAGCTAAATGATCTTGGTCTCAGTTTCCTACTAATATCATACTCATACTACACCCGAGTTTACAAGAAACcaaaaaaatcaatatcaaacttgataaaaaaattcagaaattttgtgACATGGATCATGATAATTTTTTAGGTTGCTGCAAACTTTTCGTCCACAAATAACATGCAATGAGCTCTCGACAGAAAAGACAAAATCGTGTACTAAAAAATGCAGAAAACATTGACATGTGATTTTGTTATTTTTGGTGAGAGCTCTTCGAATGTTATTTGTGGATGAAATTTGGCATGTCTCTAAAACATTTGTTCATGTTGGATATcacaaaaaatcagaatttttggaTCACGTTTGATACATGTTTTGTCAGTTTTTCGAAAATTCGGGTGTACTACATCCGAGTGTAGCCACACCTTTCCGTAATATCACTATGGCAACTATTTCTCTGCAAAAAGAACCTGTACACAAGTTGGGTCTTTTGACTCCCGGGATCCATTTCTAAACGTAAAAGAATATATTTAGATGTTCTAAATTCATTTTTAAAGCCACCACATTTACATGCAGAATGTTCTCTGCAACATGTGGGCGTCATACAAAAAAAATTGCAGATCTATAGTAGAAATAgtacatatactccctctgtatctAAATACTTGTAGTTGGGGAAAACCGATACAAGTTCCTCCAGCGAgaagcagtggcggagctagcatttGAGAACAGGGTGGTTCGTCGCAAAGAAAAATTGATAAGCAATATGACATGTGATCACTATAACTAATTACCAATATCACATAGACATAGATCAATCTGGTCTTACAAACACACTAAAATTTTCAATTAAATCTCTGTTTTGGACAAACAAGTCTACATAGTGCATATTACATGGACTATAGTACATACCTTGAGAAGTTCTTTGGTTTGTTCTTCGATCATATCCGGCGGATTCTTCTTCTCTATCTTCAAACATGTCTATTGAAAAGAGAAGCAATGCCCCATGTCCTCTTGATTCTTCAATATTATGCAATAATAATTTCTTTTCTACCTATCACAATGACACAATTTAACACAAAATGATGTGCAACATTGATCGGTTCATGTACTGGTAGAAACCCTAAATTAAAGAAGAAACCACAAATTAAAATTGGGGAATGAGGGTAGCGGGCGAGCTCTGAGTTGGATACGTCAAATCGGGCGACCACCAGCTCTATGCTGGAGGCCTGGAAAGGCTAGGACGCCGACTGGGCAGTGCCATGGCAGCCGTTCACTTGCAGCGGCCGAGAGCAGAGCCGCAACCCGCAAGGGCGCAGGGCAGCGGCCGGGAGCAGAGCCGCAACCCGCAAGGGCACAGGGCGGCAGCCGGCAGGGAGGTGGGATGCTATGGGCGCGACTGGATCCAAGCACCGGGACCGCAGGAGGGAGAGGCAGGACCACAGGAGGGAGGAGCGGCGAACGGAGGCGGCGACCGACGATGGCGAGGCAGGGGCAGGACGACAGGGCACGGCTGTGTGAGGGCGTCGGGGCGAGGCTCCGCGGCTGGTTCTGCTCGACGTGAGGGCCTGGTTGCGTTCAACAGATAAGTGTTATTGGGCCATTTTTTCCTCTGGCCCAGTTAGAGATCCATAGATATATGGGCTGATCCAAAATTCCAGCCTGGCCACCCTGTAGCTCCGCCCCTGGCGAGAAGTATTGTGGTACAGAGGAAGTATTATTTATCATAGATCATATATTTGTCTTTTTATGTAGCTCGGGAATAAACACACGCTCTCATAAAATCCTAACAAGCACATAATGAGCATCTACACACACACCAAAATAAATTCAGAATTTTTTATAATTCAAAAACATTTTTCAGTTTTTTCACTCTTCTTCTTCTAAAACAAGCTTCCATGGAGCCTGGCCAGGGCCGTATGCGTATTTCAATAACTACATCAACTATAGATTTTGAGTCTTCACAACTGCTTTTTTAAACTATAGGCTATGATTATTGTGAAAAGAAAAGGGTGCTTGCTAGCAGTGACGGGCCGAATCCTTACTCGTACAAATCTAGCCAGATCGTTAGCTGGATCACCTATTGGGAATTcgaagcatgtgagaggacctggcaggCTTCTACGGAGTATTGATTTAGTCAATCACTTTCTGGCTGCTTACGAGCAAAGATATGCAACTTGTGTAATTTCATCACAATCAACCTATTTATAAGTTAGTATCCATTCCGCAAATGAAGATAGAAtcatgtagagagagagagagagagagagactgcgtACCTCGTGGAGTGTGAAGTTGGTAGAGAAAAGATGAGAACGGAACTCAAAGGGGCTACCTAACTAGCTAGCAGCTCAACATGAGTGCCATAAATGTAGAAGGCAATGAACGACCCAAATACGCTATCTTGCTATAGTTTACTCCACCCATTAGCGTACGGTCTCAAACAATTTGATAAGTTAACCCAAAGTTGTTTATCCGTGCATGAGGTGGCTCCAGACAGCATTAACAAGCCAATTAAATGGGTGTGTGTGGCGAAGGTGATGGTGGATATCAAGACCCCTAAAAAATGTGTATTTATTTACCTACACGCGTTTGGCTTCCACATAAGAAGGCTGCTCAATGTGACAAGTAAGTTGTGGCTACAAATTATACAAGCATAGCTGGACAAAAATGGCCTGGTATGTTTACTAAGAAAATAAATCGGACCATCCTTTTCCAAATGACACAACAATACAGTGAAGATATCCAGATGACATCCTGAATCTATCTTTTTTCTATGATTTATCTGTAGCTAATCATGCTAGCAGCCAGCatacatgcatgcacgcattttgacTAACTCATATGGGACCACCAATGCATAGGTTCAGCTCACAGAAATAATTTGACATTTCCATGACACAAGGAATCAAATTACAACTTCATATGTATCAAAATAGGAATTACAAGGAAATGAGTAGCAAAATGTAAAAATGTAAAAGTGCATACCAttaattgcctcttgggcatatcaaTACAACACAGACGTCAATCATTGTTTGCTAGACACGATTAAGTTTGCAGGCAGCAGTCATGCAGGTTGGTGTGAggatatctcctttcttaccagtaTAGATATCACAAACCCGAGCTATAACCCAAATTATCGACATGTAGCAAATCACAGCTACAAACACAGAAATGGTGTAAATCCCTAGAGTGAGGTCAACCCATGTGCCGGTGATGTAGCTACCGCACAAGCTCAAAAAAGAAATCGCTACGAGTGTTAAGAAAAAACGATTCTTGATTTTGATATTTTTGGCAAGCAATCCAATGACCGCCAATGATGCGAAGAAGGCAATCGTGTTGCTGCAGTGAAATAGCAGGTACCTTGTGGGAAATTTGTCGCGCATAACTGAGGTACCAGCGATGTATGTGTTTGCCATGTCGTCTTCAGACCAAAAACCACCGGGTGGGCTGAGGCCCGCGGCGAAGGTGATGGTGGCTGCCAGTGATGAGAGAAGCAATAACCAGTTACGAAAATCCTTCTGCTCCTTTTGGGTGGACATACTGCGACTGCGATTGGCTTCTTTCATCGTCTTCACCAGCTCATCAATTGACTTCTGCAGACTATGACTGTCAGCAGTGATGATCtcttgcaactgttgttgcgatGGATCTTCAACTCCATTGTGTCCTAACACTATCTCCAGTTCGTTTGCTCTGTCCGCTTCTTTGAAAGACATGTTGTCTGCGATAAACATCAACCTTTTATAATTTTTTTGCGAGGAATACACAAACATTAGATGTATTTAAAACTCTGGTTTTCTCCTGTAAAAGCATGTTAAGGATTATGGTGACCCTTCCTATTAGCCTAATTAGCGGATGACTGAGAAGTGTATATCTCATCTTTGGCATATTATACACCGACGGATAACAGCAAGAATGTTTATAGCCCTCTATATATGGCTATAAACCACAATTCATTTCAGAAACGAGGATAGTGCATGGGTACGTATAACATGCATACTTCTTACCCCACAAAAAATAAAAATGCATACCTCTTGCTTTGGAGATCACCGGGTGCTCTTAAGCGAAGGGAGCTTCCAAGGAGTATGCCGGGTAGATCTGCCAGCGCTAGCTACAAGAACTGGAGAACATATTGCTCCAAGGGTAGCTAGTGCCACATATATAGGACTGGATAAGGCAGTGAACACCATATAGTATACTCTACAGCCCATTGCGCCTACCCAGCTAGTACTTAAACAACGCAAAGTTAGTTCTGAATAGTGCATTACAAAAACTAATTAGTACTCTCTCCGTCCGAATAAGCTtgtctctcaaatggatgtatctagcaccaaattagtgctagatacatccatttaaggaacaaacttgggacaagcttttttggacggagggagtaacatgtgagctccaacaactcaagcatctAAACTAAAGGGAAGAGTCATAAACTAGTGGCATACTAATATAGTTACACAACTACTCCGTGCTAATTATCAAACGTGCTACACCATACCGCTAATTAAAAACTCTGGAAGCTTCCACGTTAACAGGCCGGCCAGGTGTTAGCACCCCGGTAGCacttcctctctttttttttctacCAAAAGGGCACCATGTAGCTTTCCTTATACGGGTATTACATTAGAAATTTACAATAAAGTACTAAAGTTGTAAAGTTAGGATCGCTCACTTTCACACTACTTGGCCATCCTTTCTCATTTCCTATTGGTTCAAATCTGAAGGGGTGCTTTCTAATTTTCTACTGCTATGTCTACAGATCTAGATAATACATTTAATCAAGATCAGtaaaacacacacacaccacaTGAACAATagtttttcataaaattgcatggaATGATTGATAGTGATGTTTTACGGCAAGACTGCATCCAATTATGTGTCGACCACCATGAATCTTTTTGTAGCAACATGAAGATTCCATGGTAACAGAAATTAAATTCATGCACTGAGGAAGTAAACGGATGTGCGTGGCATCTAAACTAGTTGTACGAGAGCTTAAAGACTTGACCATTAAGTTATCAACATATCTATCTACTATGTAACAGTGATTGAAAAAAATGTAACAATGATTGAAAACTCTACGCAAGAAGACTTCTACGGTACCCTCTAGTGGATCCAAAGACACGTGTCAATCCATACTGGTGGTTACTAGATCCCGTTTCTAGTGTTGGGTGACTATCATGGTTTTCAAAGCTTGGTATGGCAATTGCATTGGCATGTGTCCCTTTCCCTTACTGATGCACTAGCTAATGTATTCCTCATGTCTTTTATCAAAAAGAAACTAATCCATACTAGTGACTTGTAAAAGAGAGCAGTAATGTTTTCTACGACATATTCGGAAGAGAGCTTGCAAGAAAAACCTAAAGGGGAGCGACCTCACAAAGGTATGGGCTTTGAGAAGGTGTGTGTTCACAGTTATCACCTGTCAAAAGTTACTAATAAAACTCCCTGACCATGCTCCACTTGGCACGACTGAATTCTTGGCTAGCGAGAGGATAAATCATGTTGCCTTCTACTCCTTGAGGTTCAGCTCCACCCCCCCTCCCTCTAGTGAGGAGTGGAGGAGATAGGAATACCTACATATTTGGTTTAATGCCTTTTGATTCAAAGTCTTTGTTttgaggaattttggaggatctTGTTCATTTGGAATTTTTCGTAACCAACTTGTGTGGTTTTGTGGTACATCGTGTGTAGGCTGCTGAGGCTCCTGCTTGAGCACCGTATAGTTTTGATTGACACCAAAACTAATGATCACGAGAAACTCTTCGATGTGGTGCCATAGACACACCTGTTGTATCTGCCGGCGTCGTAGACATAGGTGGTGTTGGAGGTACCCCGTTGGTAAACATGTATACCGGTAAGAAAAGAGATTTTCTCACACAATAAGGGATGCTACCCCACCCATGGATACCAAAAGCCCCCAAAAAGATGCGCTTATTTACCTATACACGTTTGGCTTCCACATAATAAGGCTACTCAACGTGACTcaatgaaagtaagttgtagctgcAAATTACCCATGCAGCTGACTGAAATAGCCTGGTATGTTTACTAAGAAAATAACTAAGACCATATTTTTCTAAATGGTACAACAATAAGGTGAAGAAATCTAGATGACTTTTTGAATTTATCTAGTTTTCTATGATTTATCTGTAGCTAATCATGCTAGCAGCCAGCATACATGCATGCCTCTTGACTAACTCATATGCGACCACTAATGCATAGGTTcagctcacaaaaataatttttcTTGCGGGAGCTCACAAAAATAATTTGACATTTCCATGACATAAGGGATCAAATTACAACTTCATATGTGTCAAAATAGAAGTTAGaaggaacactagtagaaaacagggctttggtccaggccgggtcagcccattagtcccggttcagtctagaagcgGGACCaatgtgcattggtcccggttcgt from Triticum dicoccoides isolate Atlit2015 ecotype Zavitan chromosome 6A, WEW_v2.0, whole genome shotgun sequence encodes:
- the LOC119314693 gene encoding uncharacterized protein LOC119314693; its protein translation is MFEDREEESAGYDRRTNQRTSQENMFEADKANRVGISSGDSSQPQPQEIITVDNQRPHMSVDDLLKAIKGANGMPVLFVPSSDGRLAAVAMDGLHQNLVPTYSISEKKNQQDFRAWLLLLTSLVATVTFTAGLAPPGGFWDIADTSIMRDKFPRMYLVFYYRNTTAFFTSLMIIGMLAKNVYNKETVVLKNRFFVALVGLCFMTLGTSYITGTWVSPRGGVYNIVMFVVVICYMTMHWVLDFIVWMQRRAT